A genome region from Bradyrhizobium sp. WSM1417 includes the following:
- a CDS encoding ABC transporter ATP-binding protein gives MTDLLKLSGVHTHIGRYHILQGIDLAVAQGQTTMLLGRNGAGKTTTLRTIMGLWQASSGEISLAGERIQNRATPDIARLGVGYVPESMAVFSDLTVKENLVLAARDGPLDDVQLDWIFGFFPALRRFWLSRAGSLSGGQKQMLSIARAIVEPRKLLLIDEPTKGLAPAIVMALIECLKEIKRKGATILMVEQNFFAARELGDNVLVMDNGTIVHRGEMAALASDVPLQERLLGLSLETHQ, from the coding sequence ATGACCGATCTGTTGAAGCTCTCCGGGGTGCACACCCATATCGGCCGCTATCACATCCTCCAGGGCATCGATCTCGCTGTCGCACAGGGGCAGACCACGATGCTGCTCGGCCGCAATGGCGCCGGCAAGACCACGACGTTGCGCACCATCATGGGGCTCTGGCAGGCCTCCTCCGGCGAGATCAGCCTCGCCGGCGAGCGCATCCAGAACCGTGCGACGCCCGACATCGCGCGGCTCGGCGTCGGCTACGTGCCGGAGAGCATGGCGGTGTTCTCGGATCTCACGGTGAAGGAAAACCTGGTGCTGGCGGCGCGCGACGGGCCGCTCGACGACGTGCAGCTCGACTGGATTTTTGGCTTCTTCCCGGCGCTGCGCCGGTTCTGGTTATCGCGCGCGGGAAGTCTCTCGGGCGGACAGAAGCAGATGTTGTCGATTGCCCGCGCCATCGTCGAACCGCGCAAACTCCTGCTGATCGACGAGCCGACCAAGGGGCTGGCGCCCGCGATCGTGATGGCGCTGATCGAGTGCCTGAAGGAGATCAAGCGCAAGGGCGCCACCATCCTGATGGTCGAGCAGAATTTCTTTGCCGCCCGCGAGCTCGGCGACAACGTGCTGGTGATGGACAACGGCACCATCGTTCATCGCGGCGAGATGGCGGCCTTGGCCTCCGACGTGCCGCTGCAGGAGCGGCTGCTCGGCCTGAGCCTGGAGACGCATCAATGA
- a CDS encoding branched-chain amino acid ABC transporter permease: protein MTELAATDPLPKPKRDIAPILLPIAVALVMIPLIGSPSTWLTLTAASLAMGMMIFIMASGLTLVFGLMDVLNFGHGAFIAVGAYVATLVLAPFAASLQVDSLWINLAVLAPAALLSMAVSGALGLIVERVLILPVYGQHLKQILMTTGGLIVAEQTLYAVWGPQIIPTPLPTSLRGSFILGDVAIAKYRVLATLIGLAVFIAIQLVLNRTKLGLLIRAGVENREMVEALGYRIRRLFLGVFMTGSALAGLGGVMWALYREQVHASMSDDLTVLIFIVVIIGGLGSIGGCFIGAILVAMIANYGGFLVPKLALVSNILLMVAILMWRPRGLYAVTSR from the coding sequence ATGACCGAGCTCGCCGCAACCGATCCGCTGCCGAAGCCCAAGCGCGACATCGCGCCGATCCTGCTGCCGATCGCGGTCGCGCTCGTGATGATCCCGCTGATCGGCTCGCCCAGCACCTGGCTGACCCTGACGGCCGCGAGCCTCGCGATGGGCATGATGATCTTCATCATGGCCTCCGGCCTTACGCTCGTGTTCGGCCTGATGGACGTGCTCAATTTCGGCCACGGCGCCTTCATCGCGGTCGGGGCCTATGTCGCGACCCTCGTGCTGGCGCCGTTCGCGGCCTCGCTCCAGGTGGATTCGCTGTGGATCAACCTCGCGGTGCTGGCGCCGGCGGCACTGCTGTCGATGGCGGTGTCCGGCGCGCTCGGCCTCATCGTCGAGCGGGTGCTGATCCTGCCCGTCTACGGCCAGCATCTGAAGCAGATCCTGATGACGACGGGCGGCCTGATCGTCGCCGAGCAGACGCTCTATGCGGTGTGGGGGCCGCAGATCATCCCGACGCCGCTGCCGACGTCGTTGCGCGGCTCCTTCATCCTCGGCGACGTCGCGATCGCGAAATACCGCGTGCTGGCGACGCTGATCGGCCTTGCCGTCTTCATCGCGATCCAGCTCGTGCTCAACCGAACCAAGCTCGGGCTTCTGATCCGCGCTGGCGTCGAGAACCGCGAGATGGTCGAGGCGCTCGGCTATCGCATCCGCCGTCTGTTCCTCGGCGTGTTCATGACGGGATCGGCGCTGGCCGGCCTCGGCGGCGTGATGTGGGCGCTGTATCGCGAGCAGGTCCACGCCTCCATGAGCGACGACCTCACCGTCCTGATCTTCATCGTCGTCATCATCGGCGGCCTCGGCTCGATCGGCGGCTGCTTCATCGGCGCGATCCTGGTGGCGATGATTGCCAATTACGGTGGCTTCCTGGTGCCGAAGCTCGCCCTCGTCTCCAATATCCTGCTGATGGTCGCCATTCTGATGTGGCGGCCGCGCGGCCTTTATGCGGTGACCAGCCGATGA
- a CDS encoding branched-chain amino acid ABC transporter permease, with amino-acid sequence MMILSGDPPRSRVLTLVLVLIILALVATPFLFPGAKALNVAAKICVFAALVASYDLLLGYTGSVSFAHTMFYGIGSYAIAIALYGMGPHWSAVATGIVIGLPLAALLALAIGLFSLRVAAIFFAMITLAVASAFQVLASQLSWLTGGEDGRSFQLPELLRPGTVLISRNVLGFEFNGRILTYYLVFAVSALMILALLRVVNSPFGRVLQAIRENRFRAEALGFRTVFHLSYANCIAALVAAGAGILNALWLRYAGPDTSLSFSIMLDILLMVVIGGMGTIYGAIIGATIFILAQNYLQALMGVASKAASEAGLPLLPGLLHPDRWLLWLGLLFIASVYFFPTGVVGRLRNLGGDKSAGSSH; translated from the coding sequence ATGATGATCCTGTCAGGCGATCCGCCGCGCAGCCGCGTGCTCACGCTCGTTCTCGTCCTCATCATCCTGGCGCTGGTGGCGACGCCGTTCCTGTTCCCCGGGGCGAAGGCGCTGAACGTCGCGGCCAAGATCTGCGTCTTCGCCGCACTGGTCGCCTCCTACGATTTGCTGCTCGGCTACACCGGCTCGGTGTCGTTCGCTCACACCATGTTCTACGGGATCGGCAGCTACGCGATCGCGATCGCGCTGTACGGGATGGGCCCGCATTGGAGTGCGGTTGCAACCGGCATCGTGATCGGCCTGCCGCTTGCCGCGCTGCTTGCGCTTGCGATCGGATTGTTCTCGCTGCGGGTCGCCGCGATCTTCTTTGCCATGATCACGCTCGCGGTCGCATCCGCCTTCCAGGTGCTGGCCTCGCAACTGTCCTGGCTGACCGGCGGCGAAGATGGCCGCAGCTTTCAGCTGCCCGAGCTGCTCAGGCCCGGCACGGTGCTGATCTCCAGGAACGTGCTCGGATTCGAGTTCAACGGCCGCATCCTGACCTACTATCTGGTGTTCGCCGTCTCGGCCCTGATGATCCTCGCTTTGCTGCGGGTGGTGAATTCGCCGTTTGGGCGCGTGCTGCAGGCGATCCGCGAAAACCGCTTCCGCGCCGAGGCGCTCGGCTTCCGCACCGTCTTCCACCTGAGCTACGCCAACTGCATCGCCGCACTGGTCGCCGCCGGCGCCGGCATTCTCAATGCACTGTGGCTGCGCTATGCTGGCCCCGACACCTCGCTCAGCTTCTCGATCATGCTGGACATTCTCCTGATGGTCGTGATCGGCGGCATGGGCACAATCTACGGCGCGATCATCGGCGCCACCATCTTCATCCTCGCGCAGAACTATCTGCAGGCGCTGATGGGCGTCGCCTCCAAGGCTGCGTCGGAAGCCGGCCTGCCGCTGCTGCCGGGGCTGTTGCATCCGGATCGCTGGCTGCTGTGGCTCGGGCTGCTCTTCATCGCCAGCGTCTACTTCTTTCCGACCGGCGTGGTCGGACGGCTGCGCAATCTCGGCGGCGACAAGAGCGCGGGCAGTTCGCATTAA
- a CDS encoding EAL domain-containing protein — translation MRQVFARIAAGMFLAAKHGWEAAIRRGPVLWLTLCGVLLVAGIFAVTAMAVGEFRERTLANRERELENTVQLIARHFDQQFEDSDVVAADVIGQMNLPEISSAAMFRERMSGPATNQMLRSKISSVSYLGDIAIYDADGELINWSRAQPLPKINITSRGYFQTFKSNPTAEPVILESVRSFIIGKWTTVVARRLNGADGSFYGALVRRIDPDSYQNYFASVALAEGTAISLFDRNGKMLSRYPHVEELIGRDFKDAPLMRKMLTEGGRHTLRVKGPIDGDERLGSGASLSHFPLVIVATNTTKAALADWRQQTGFMVTTAALSATVIALILFLIVRQINRQNREAQQRLEAERGRLDTALNNMSQGLILYDAAGYIVTCNRRYADMFGLSHDVIKPGCHIREAMYHRKERGAFDGDVEAFCADVMRVVAEGTVSTRSHHLPSGRAFQVINTPLAQGGWVATIEDITERRKLEQERDRNYMFLREIIDHIPSQITVKDAQTRRYLLVNRTAEEQFGQLSEDIVGKTPFDIYPDVSARIVTEDDSKALKSGGGLFKDEHAWQSQAKGMRYITSTRIGIRDESGEPRYLINVVEDVTERRRADEKIAHMAHYDALTDLPNRTLFREQIERELEKVGGGNQFALLYIDVDEFKGINDSLGHHVGDELLKGIAARIRGCLGPGDLIARLGGDEFAVIQTGIESSADVVSFVMRIFEAIRRPYHCFGHQLSTDASIGIAMAPQDGTDLDQLIKNADLAMYGAKAEGRRTHRFFEPEMDASAKARLSLEQDLRQALVNGGFEIHYQPLVDLRTNEVTGCEALLRWRHPERGMVSPAEFIPIAEDTGLINELGDWVLRMACNEAATWPAHVRVAVNVSPVQLKCETLALRIAGALADSGLAPCRLELEITEAVLIRDDEAALSILHQLRAIGVRIALDDFGTGYSSLSYLKRFPFDKIKIDRCFVADIAEASGAPVIVQAVVNIAAASNMTTVAEGVETEAQREMLRALGCTEMQGYLFSRPKPASEVRQLFGPSHALPVAAVA, via the coding sequence ATGCGCCAGGTCTTTGCAAGGATTGCAGCCGGAATGTTCCTAGCCGCGAAGCACGGCTGGGAGGCAGCGATTCGGCGCGGACCGGTGCTGTGGCTCACCTTGTGCGGCGTGTTGCTGGTCGCCGGCATTTTCGCGGTGACCGCGATGGCCGTCGGCGAATTTCGCGAACGTACCCTGGCCAACCGCGAGCGCGAGCTGGAAAACACGGTACAGCTGATCGCGCGGCACTTCGATCAGCAATTCGAAGATTCCGACGTCGTCGCCGCCGATGTGATCGGGCAGATGAATCTGCCGGAGATCAGTTCGGCCGCGATGTTTCGCGAGCGCATGTCCGGACCCGCGACGAACCAGATGCTGCGGAGCAAGATCAGCTCCGTGTCTTACCTCGGCGACATCGCGATCTACGATGCCGACGGCGAACTGATCAACTGGTCGCGGGCCCAGCCGCTGCCCAAGATCAACATCACCTCGCGCGGATACTTTCAGACGTTCAAATCCAATCCGACGGCCGAACCAGTGATTCTGGAGTCGGTCCGCAGCTTCATCATCGGAAAATGGACCACGGTCGTCGCGCGCCGGCTGAACGGCGCGGACGGCAGCTTCTATGGCGCACTGGTCCGCCGGATCGATCCGGACAGCTACCAGAACTATTTCGCGTCCGTCGCGCTTGCTGAGGGTACGGCGATCTCGCTGTTCGACCGCAATGGCAAGATGCTGTCGCGCTACCCGCATGTCGAAGAGCTGATCGGCAGGGACTTCAAGGACGCGCCGCTGATGCGCAAGATGCTGACCGAAGGTGGCCGGCACACCCTGCGCGTCAAGGGCCCGATCGACGGCGACGAGCGCCTCGGCTCCGGGGCCTCGCTGTCGCATTTCCCGCTGGTCATCGTCGCGACCAACACCACGAAAGCCGCGCTGGCCGACTGGCGGCAGCAGACCGGTTTCATGGTCACCACCGCCGCGCTTTCGGCCACCGTGATTGCGCTGATCCTGTTCCTGATCGTTCGCCAGATCAACCGGCAGAACCGCGAGGCGCAGCAGCGGCTGGAAGCGGAGCGAGGGCGGCTCGACACCGCCTTGAACAACATGTCGCAAGGGCTGATCCTGTACGATGCCGCGGGCTACATCGTCACCTGCAACCGCCGCTACGCCGACATGTTCGGCCTCTCTCACGACGTCATCAAGCCCGGCTGTCACATCCGTGAGGCGATGTATCACCGCAAGGAGCGCGGCGCGTTCGACGGCGATGTCGAGGCATTTTGCGCCGACGTCATGAGGGTCGTCGCGGAGGGCACGGTCTCCACCAGAAGCCATCACTTGCCGAGCGGCCGCGCTTTCCAGGTCATCAACACCCCGCTCGCGCAGGGCGGATGGGTGGCCACGATCGAAGACATCACCGAGCGCCGCAAGCTGGAGCAGGAACGCGATCGCAATTACATGTTCCTGCGCGAGATCATCGACCACATCCCGTCGCAGATCACGGTGAAGGATGCCCAAACGCGGCGATATCTGCTGGTCAACCGGACCGCCGAAGAGCAATTCGGTCAATTGAGTGAAGACATCGTCGGCAAGACTCCCTTCGACATCTACCCGGATGTCTCCGCCAGGATCGTCACCGAGGACGACAGCAAGGCGCTGAAGTCGGGCGGGGGATTGTTCAAGGACGAGCATGCCTGGCAGAGCCAGGCCAAGGGGATGCGCTACATCACCTCGACCCGGATCGGAATCCGCGACGAATCCGGCGAGCCGCGTTACCTGATCAATGTCGTCGAGGATGTCACCGAACGGCGGCGCGCCGACGAGAAGATCGCGCATATGGCGCATTACGATGCGCTCACCGACCTCCCCAACCGGACGCTGTTCCGCGAGCAGATCGAGCGCGAACTTGAGAAGGTCGGCGGCGGCAATCAGTTCGCGCTGCTCTATATCGACGTCGACGAGTTCAAGGGCATCAACGATTCGCTCGGTCATCACGTCGGCGACGAGCTGTTGAAGGGCATCGCGGCGCGCATCCGCGGCTGCCTCGGGCCGGGCGACCTGATCGCGCGGCTCGGCGGCGACGAATTCGCGGTGATCCAGACCGGGATCGAGTCATCCGCCGACGTGGTGTCATTCGTGATGCGGATCTTCGAGGCGATCCGCCGGCCCTATCATTGCTTCGGCCATCAGCTCTCCACCGACGCCAGCATCGGCATCGCGATGGCGCCGCAGGACGGCACCGATCTCGACCAGCTCATCAAGAATGCCGATCTCGCGATGTACGGCGCCAAGGCCGAGGGACGCCGCACCCACCGCTTCTTCGAACCGGAGATGGATGCGAGCGCCAAGGCGCGCCTGAGCCTGGAGCAGGATTTGCGGCAGGCCCTGGTGAACGGCGGCTTCGAGATCCACTATCAGCCGCTGGTGGACCTGCGCACCAACGAGGTCACGGGCTGCGAGGCGCTGCTGCGCTGGCGGCATCCCGAGCGCGGCATGGTGTCGCCGGCAGAGTTCATCCCGATTGCCGAGGACACCGGCCTGATCAACGAGCTCGGCGACTGGGTGCTGCGCATGGCCTGCAACGAGGCCGCGACCTGGCCGGCGCATGTGCGCGTCGCGGTCAACGTCTCGCCGGTGCAGCTCAAATGCGAGACGCTGGCACTGCGGATCGCCGGCGCGCTCGCGGATTCCGGACTTGCCCCGTGCCGGCTCGAGCTCGAAATCACGGAGGCCGTGCTGATCCGCGACGACGAGGCGGCGCTCTCGATCCTGCACCAGCTCCGCGCCATCGGCGTGCGCATCGCGCTCGACGATTTCGGCACCGGCTACTCCTCGCTCAGCTATCTCAAGCGCTTCCCGTTCGACAAGATCAAGATCGACCGCTGCTTCGTCGCTGATATCGCCGAGGCGAGCGGCGCGCCCGTGATCGTGCAGGCCGTGGTGAACATCGCCGCCGCCAGCAACATGACCACGGTTGCGGAAGGCGTCGAGACCGAGGCGCAGCGCGAGATGCTGCGCGCGCTCGGCTGCACGGAGATGCAGGGCTATCTTTTCAGCAGACCGAAGCCGGCCAGCGAAGTGCGACAGCTGTTCGGTCCGAGCCATGCCTTGCCGGTGGCGGCGGTGGCCTGA
- a CDS encoding diguanylate cyclase — protein sequence MAKPGKASAKTVDVADSYAVRLMQHLVVPTFVIDPKRRVVIWNRACERLTGVAASEVIGTNKHWQAFYETRRPCLADLVALDRPEQLPEFYSEYAARGHNGLGFSAENWCVMPKLGSQLYLAIDAGPIHDEAGHLIAVVETLRDLTDQKRAEMALKELATKDGLTGLSNRRAFDQMLMSEWARAQRTQKPMALLFVDVDHFKLFNDRHGHQSGDECLRAVASVVSRYAVRPLDLASRYGGEEFALILPDMDCDTACVIADEIRCAVMALRITHGDIGAGDHVTLSVGVASHIPGETDGSPDRLLGAADQALYAAKRLGRNRVICAERLLAEFAKLGRDGVPVPGRAARKSA from the coding sequence ATGGCGAAGCCGGGGAAAGCGTCAGCCAAGACGGTCGACGTTGCGGATTCCTACGCCGTGCGGCTGATGCAGCATTTGGTGGTGCCGACCTTCGTGATCGACCCCAAGCGCCGCGTGGTGATCTGGAACAGAGCCTGCGAGCGGCTGACCGGCGTCGCCGCCTCCGAGGTGATCGGTACCAATAAGCACTGGCAGGCCTTCTACGAGACCAGGCGCCCTTGCCTCGCCGACCTCGTGGCGCTCGACCGCCCGGAGCAGCTGCCGGAGTTCTATTCCGAATATGCCGCGCGCGGCCATAACGGGCTCGGCTTCAGCGCCGAGAACTGGTGCGTGATGCCGAAGCTCGGCAGCCAGCTCTATCTGGCCATCGACGCCGGCCCGATCCACGACGAGGCCGGCCATCTGATCGCGGTGGTGGAGACGCTGCGCGACCTCACCGACCAGAAGCGCGCCGAGATGGCCCTGAAGGAGCTTGCCACCAAGGACGGGCTGACCGGCCTGTCGAACCGTCGCGCGTTCGACCAGATGCTGATGAGCGAATGGGCCCGCGCCCAGCGGACGCAGAAGCCGATGGCGCTGCTGTTCGTCGACGTCGATCATTTCAAGCTGTTCAACGACCGCCACGGCCACCAGAGCGGCGACGAATGCCTGCGCGCGGTCGCGTCCGTCGTCAGCCGCTATGCCGTGCGCCCGCTCGATCTCGCCAGCCGTTATGGCGGGGAGGAATTCGCGCTGATCCTGCCGGACATGGATTGCGATACCGCCTGCGTCATCGCCGACGAGATCCGCTGCGCCGTGATGGCCTTGCGGATCACCCACGGCGACATCGGGGCCGGCGACCACGTCACTCTCAGCGTCGGCGTCGCCAGCCACATTCCCGGCGAAACCGACGGCAGCCCCGACCGGCTGCTGGGCGCCGCCGACCAGGCGCTCTATGCGGCCAAACGGCTCGGCCGCAACCGCGTCATATGTGCCGAACGGCTGCTCGCCGAGTTCGCCAAGCTCGGGCGGGACGGCGTACCGGTTCCTGGCCGCGCGGCCCGAAAATCAGCCTAG
- a CDS encoding VCBS repeat-containing protein, with protein sequence MTTYTFNPTLTTQNANWNDPARWVGGVVPNSPDADVVFQTVTQQDGSVYWSNVHILNGQSYEIGSLILRSNYLTIEGALTIDQSATIESQTVQLSGGSLNAQLLTSLAQSQIQGSGQINVSGSYTNAGTVVGSGLILNANSLDNHSGSLIAASGDLTVHVTSGGSSTLSDGSYQAIANSHLFLDFGNTISSSNANVTLVNGGVILTYDPVANNYVSIQSSLHSIGALGVLTLEGPQTYNWDALTIDGLLLLGSNEFSGPQSQGGLIKANQLHIHASGSVEGRGEISGPVTNDGVILAGRLHPTNTNFPDNNDSLIIDGPITGAGSLNIAPAFIWFATGVHYIGFTLELAGPTSQNVVFGDGHGTLILDDYSTFSGTVLPKNTGDTVIVKGVSLNAVTDYNYSGDKAGGTLTVHAGAQTVSLHLQGYFDASSFSLSAGPQDLSMSPPSLKITNTTQLAPALQFDSNAVIADFTGDGSADILRIDHGDAWISKSTGDEFQQEYFWGTGLTSADRPHDLNGDGRADLFQFYNGRALVALSTGSSFGPWKDWITGATASDGLTDVNGDGKADLIQFYGGREVVALSTGSSFGPWKDWATGATAGDRLVDVNGDGRADLVQFYSGREVVALSTGSTFGPWNVGATGATASDAFSDVNGDGKLDLVQHYNGREIIALSTGSIFGPWKDWAVGATANDTLADVNGDGKADLVQFYNGREVVALSTGSSFSAWQNWATGATASDKLVDLNGNGKVDLLQLYQGHAYAALSNGANFEDWHLWG encoded by the coding sequence ATGACGACCTATACGTTCAATCCCACGCTTACCACTCAAAACGCAAACTGGAATGATCCAGCTCGCTGGGTTGGTGGCGTCGTCCCGAATAGTCCAGATGCCGACGTGGTTTTCCAAACGGTGACCCAACAAGACGGCAGCGTTTATTGGTCGAATGTACACATTCTTAATGGTCAAAGTTATGAGATTGGTTCGCTGATTCTTCGAAGCAATTATCTTACTATTGAGGGGGCTCTGACAATCGATCAGAGCGCCACTATTGAAAGCCAAACTGTTCAGCTTAGTGGAGGTTCGCTGAACGCGCAGTTGCTGACGAGTTTAGCCCAAAGCCAAATACAAGGGAGCGGCCAGATCAATGTTTCCGGATCCTACACAAATGCCGGCACAGTGGTCGGGAGCGGTTTGATCCTAAATGCGAACAGTCTCGACAATCATTCAGGGTCACTCATTGCGGCCTCCGGGGACTTGACTGTTCATGTCACATCTGGCGGCAGCTCGACGCTGAGCGATGGCTCATATCAAGCTATCGCAAACAGTCATTTGTTTTTGGACTTCGGCAATACTATCAGCAGCAGCAATGCTAACGTAACCCTTGTCAATGGCGGCGTCATACTGACGTACGATCCCGTCGCAAACAATTACGTCTCCATTCAATCGAGCCTGCATAGTATCGGAGCACTTGGAGTACTGACGCTTGAGGGCCCTCAAACGTACAACTGGGACGCGTTGACGATCGATGGCTTATTGCTTCTAGGATCGAACGAGTTCTCTGGTCCCCAATCACAAGGCGGTTTGATAAAGGCTAATCAACTACACATTCACGCTTCAGGATCCGTGGAAGGACGTGGCGAAATTTCCGGGCCCGTCACGAACGATGGGGTTATTCTTGCGGGCCGCCTTCACCCGACAAACACGAATTTTCCTGACAACAACGACAGTTTAATCATTGATGGACCAATCACCGGCGCCGGCAGTCTAAATATCGCTCCCGCGTTTATCTGGTTTGCAACAGGCGTCCACTACATCGGGTTCACCTTGGAGTTGGCAGGTCCAACTTCGCAGAACGTGGTATTCGGGGATGGGCATGGCACGCTCATTTTGGATGACTATTCGACATTCTCAGGGACGGTTTTGCCAAAGAATACTGGCGATACAGTCATCGTGAAAGGCGTCTCCCTTAATGCAGTCACCGACTATAACTATTCCGGTGATAAAGCCGGTGGCACTCTAACCGTTCACGCTGGGGCTCAGACCGTCTCGTTACACTTACAAGGGTATTTTGATGCTTCGAGCTTTAGTCTTTCTGCCGGTCCGCAGGATTTATCCATGTCGCCCCCGAGCCTCAAGATCACCAATACGACTCAGCTCGCGCCAGCTCTGCAATTCGACTCCAACGCGGTTATTGCGGATTTCACCGGGGATGGTTCGGCAGATATACTGCGCATAGACCATGGTGATGCATGGATTTCCAAATCAACGGGAGATGAATTTCAGCAAGAATACTTCTGGGGAACCGGTCTGACGTCGGCCGATAGACCTCATGACCTCAATGGCGACGGTCGAGCGGACCTTTTTCAGTTTTACAACGGTCGCGCGCTGGTTGCTCTCTCTACGGGATCAAGTTTCGGACCCTGGAAAGATTGGATAACTGGGGCGACCGCGAGCGATGGGCTAACCGATGTCAACGGAGACGGGAAAGCAGATCTCATCCAGTTCTATGGTGGTCGTGAGGTGGTCGCACTGTCGACCGGATCCAGCTTCGGTCCATGGAAAGATTGGGCAACGGGCGCGACGGCGGGCGACAGATTGGTTGATGTAAATGGGGACGGCAGAGCGGATCTTGTGCAATTCTATAGCGGGCGGGAAGTAGTTGCCTTGTCGACGGGATCAACATTCGGCCCGTGGAATGTGGGGGCAACAGGCGCGACCGCTTCAGACGCTTTTTCTGACGTCAACGGGGATGGTAAGCTTGATCTTGTTCAGCATTACAACGGCCGTGAGATTATCGCTCTCTCTACGGGCTCGATCTTCGGCCCTTGGAAGGATTGGGCAGTTGGTGCAACCGCTAATGATACCCTTGCCGACGTCAACGGAGACGGCAAAGCCGACTTAGTTCAATTCTATAACGGCCGCGAAGTTGTAGCCCTTTCGACAGGATCTAGTTTCAGCGCGTGGCAAAATTGGGCAACTGGAGCAACTGCAAGCGATAAGCTTGTCGACCTTAATGGTAATGGCAAGGTGGATCTGCTCCAACTCTATCAGGGGCATGCATATGCAGCCCTATCCAATGGAGCAAACTTTGAGGATTGGCACCTCTGGGGATAA
- a CDS encoding outer membrane protein, producing MGQISFVGSVSAMLLASGSMSLAADMAVKAPMAAPAPVFSWTGFYIGGNVGGAWSHSSADAYNGPVFPAIFILPPTFAIPTLIPGQIDTLAGPGNKNSFIGGAQAGYNWQIQQVVLGIEADGQGTNFDRFSETKTRVYNGPLTQTVTVDYGRMNWMASIRGRLGWAVDRVLIYGTGGAAVADFGGLTTTVTTNPLVTPNLSSNSSGSGTRWGWTLGAGVEWAFANQWSLAGEYRHADFGRRSVNAVIPDQFGGTTSAALNVGLSVNQATFRVNYRFGGPVVAKY from the coding sequence ATGGGACAAATTTCGTTTGTTGGCTCGGTTTCAGCGATGTTGCTCGCGAGCGGCAGCATGTCTTTGGCCGCAGATATGGCAGTGAAAGCGCCGATGGCAGCACCAGCACCGGTGTTTAGCTGGACTGGCTTTTACATTGGCGGCAACGTCGGTGGTGCCTGGAGTCATAGCAGCGCCGATGCCTATAACGGGCCCGTATTCCCCGCAATCTTTATTCTGCCGCCCACTTTTGCCATTCCGACGCTCATACCGGGGCAAATAGACACGTTGGCAGGTCCTGGCAACAAGAACTCTTTCATAGGCGGTGCCCAGGCAGGCTACAATTGGCAGATTCAGCAGGTTGTGCTCGGCATTGAGGCAGACGGTCAGGGCACGAACTTCGATCGTTTTTCTGAGACTAAGACGCGCGTCTACAACGGACCGCTCACCCAGACGGTGACAGTCGACTATGGACGTATGAACTGGATGGCCTCTATTCGCGGCCGACTCGGATGGGCTGTGGACCGCGTCCTTATTTACGGGACCGGTGGCGCCGCAGTCGCCGATTTCGGCGGACTCACAACCACGGTCACGACCAACCCGCTCGTGACGCCTAATCTATCCTCCAACAGTAGCGGCTCCGGCACGCGGTGGGGCTGGACGTTGGGTGCGGGAGTTGAATGGGCATTTGCCAACCAATGGAGCCTTGCCGGTGAATACCGGCATGCGGACTTCGGCCGGAGGTCCGTAAATGCTGTCATACCGGACCAATTTGGAGGTACAACATCGGCGGCTCTAAACGTGGGGTTGAGCGTCAATCAGGCGACGTTTCGGGTGAATTATCGCTTCGGCGGGCCGGTCGTCGCCAAATATTGA
- a CDS encoding caspase family protein, which produces MIRLFHVTLGMLALSLPMIPQGRAAERVALVIGNSAYRNVPELPNPTRDSSDVADALERMQFKVTRLQNASAAELKNAVIELGNSAEGAKMVVVFYAGHGIETNGENWLIPVDAN; this is translated from the coding sequence ATGATCAGGTTGTTCCACGTCACTCTTGGAATGTTGGCCCTTTCCCTGCCGATGATTCCGCAGGGTCGCGCTGCTGAGCGGGTTGCGCTGGTCATCGGCAACTCTGCATATCGCAATGTGCCGGAGCTACCCAACCCGACACGAGATTCCAGCGACGTCGCGGACGCGCTAGAGCGGATGCAGTTTAAGGTTACTCGGCTCCAAAACGCGAGCGCGGCTGAATTGAAGAATGCCGTCATTGAATTGGGCAACTCGGCCGAGGGCGCCAAGATGGTCGTTGTCTTTTATGCCGGCCACGGGATCGAGACGAATGGAGAGAATTGGCTGATACCTGTTGACGCAAACTAG